In Arachis hypogaea cultivar Tifrunner chromosome 7, arahy.Tifrunner.gnm2.J5K5, whole genome shotgun sequence, the genomic window ACATCAGGTTTTACCTCACCAGCAGTTGAAGCGCACGGGTTGATGAAGCAATCGGTGGAGGAGAACGTCGGGTCTGGGGGAGAGTTAGCTGGCTCGGGGGATGACCATACTGAGGCTGGGAGTGACGCAGGTTCTGAAACGTTCGAAGTTGAACGGGCCAGGCAATGCAGGAAAGCAGGAAGACGTGGGACCTAGCTAAGGAATCTGGAGCTGTGCTGTACGATGAGGAAGAGGATATAATGGCGATACTTCAGGCTCAGAATGAGAAAATAGCACTGAAGAAAAAGCAGgctaaacaaaaagagaaagctCGAAGGAGTCgtccaaaaaacagaaaaaaggtGTGTACATCTATTTTAAAATGAGTTTTGCATCCTGGAATATTAGAGGGTTGGCGGGGGTTAGGAAGGTGAGcatgataaaaaattttagaaagaagTACAATTTGCATGTGTTAGAATTGATAGAGACAAAGAAAGATGTGGTGACTAAATTTGATGTTGTACAACTATGAGGTAATGATGGAGTAGGGTGGGAGTTTGTGGAAGCGGAAGGTACGTCTGGAGGCCTGTTGTTGCTATGGGATGCAACGGTATTTAACTTAAATAACTGTTATAAAGGTGGTAGGTGGTTATGTGTGGATGGAgtcatgataaataataattttaggtGTGCTTTCTGCTTAGTATATGGTGAGCATGTTAGGGAGGAAAAAGTCGTTGTGTGGGAAGAGTTGAGCTTCGTGTCTGGGTTATGTCAAGTTCCTTTCTGTTTCATGGGGACTTCAACAATAttattcaagaggaagaaagacgAGGGGTTACTTCCTTGCCGAGGTCTGTAGTAGAGTTTAAATCTTGGATTCACGATATGGAGCTCGTTGACCTTGCTTTAACTGATCTGTAAGTTTACCTGGTTCAGGGGCCAGTCATGTAGTCGGGTTGATAGAGTCCTGGTTAGTCTTGAGTGGTTAGAAGAGTTCCCTAAAAAAAGGCTACGAGGAGGCCCAAGAGGTTTGTCAGATCATTGTCCACTGATCATGACTGTCACAAGGTTGGGAGGAGGGCAGCGACCTTTTCGGAGTCTGGATGCATGGTTTACTCATAATGGGTTTTTGAGGATGGTGAAGGAGGAATGCAGGTGCCTAGGGGAGATTCAGTTCATGGACAAGTTGAAGGCTTTGACGATTCCGTTGGGCAGGTGGCATAGAGAGCACTTTGGAGAGGAGATCAGGAAAGTTGATGATTTGGTCAGCAATGGGGTATATGATGGAATAATGGAGGCTAGAAGGAAGGCGCTTGTGTGCTCATGTAAGAAATGGTATATCAGAAAGGAATTGTattggaagcagatgtctcgGTCCAGGCATGCTATGGAAATGGATAAAAATACTAGGTACTTCCACAACTTTAGCCTCGGCTCGGAGAAGAAACAATCGAATTGAGGCCTTAAGGATCCAAGGCCGCTTAGTGCGAAATCAATCTCGGATTAAGGTCGCTATACAGGATTTCTATAAGGAGTTGTACCACCAGGAGCAATCTCCAAATATAGGATTTCGGGACGGGCTGGTAAGGCGAATAAATGAGGACGAGGCAACAGAGCTGGAACTGATGTCGAATGCTGACGAAATTAAGTCTGCAGTGTGGGATTGTGAGTCATCGAAAGCACCAGAGAGTGATGGATATAACATGAATTTTATCAAGAAGTGTTGGGAAGAAGTTGGGCGAGAATTCACGGATGCAGTGATGGGGTTCTTCCATTCAGCACTGCTACCTGCGGGCTCGAATGACACGTGGGTGGCGCTGGCACCAAAATTTACTGGAGCGACAGAAATAAGGTCATATCCAAGGTGTTGGTTTGGAGGATGCGAAAAGTGATGCCGGACCTGGTGGGCGAGACTCATACTGCTTTTGTGCAGGGCCGAAAAATACACGATGGGGCTTTGATAGCGTGTTAAACAGTACACTGGCTAAAGTTGAGGAAAAGGAGCTCAGCGATCATTAAACTGGACTTTCAAAAGGCTTACGATAGAGTCAAATGGAGTTTTGTGGATATAGTGCTGCAGAAGATGGGTTTTGGGCAGAGGTGACGGGGGTGGATTAAGGAATGTGTTTGTTCGGCGTCAATGTCAGTGCTCATTAATGGGTCACCCTCTAAGCCCTTCAAGATTAAAAGGGGCCTGCGACAAGGAGACCATTTATATCCCTTTCTGTTCGTGCTCGTCGTTGATGTGCTCCATAAGATGATTGGGGAGGCGGTGAAGAATGGGCGCATATTACCGCTGTTGGTTGGACGGGATAATATTGAGTTATCACACTTACAGTTTGCGGATGATACTATCTTGTTCTGCCCGCTAGAAGAAGAGACCATTCAGAATTACAAACGCCTACTGCGTTCTTTTGAGCTGATGTCTGGGTTGTCTATTAATTATGAGAAGTCCAATTTCATTCCGGTTAATTGTGAACAGAGGTGGGCGCGTAAGATGTGTCTGTTGCTGGGTTGTAAGGAGGCCTCTCTCCCTGTCCGGTACCTTGGCATCTCTTTGGGAGCAAACCCGAGGCTAGTTAAGACGTGAAAACCAGTGATTGATAAGGTGGAAGAAAAGTTGAGTTTGTGGAAAGCAAAGACCCTCAATAAAGCGGGTAAGCTGGTACTCATTAAATCGGTTCTCAATAGCTTGCCTATATATTATCTTAGTTTGTACAAGATACCAAAGGCAGTAGCAGAGGAGTTGATTTCCTTACAAAGACGGTTCTTGTGGAGTAAGGATGATGGGAGAATTGGGATACCACTAGTGAAATGGGAGGTAGTGATGGCCCCTAAAAAGGAGGGTGGTTTGGGAGTGGGAGATGCAGTGGTTCGAAATACAGCTCTCCTATTCAAATGGTGGTGGCGGTTCTCCAAAGAGGAGTGCCCCTTATGGAAGAGAGTAGTATGCTCTTGTAATAACATGAATCCTTCTAAGATGCTGCATAGTCAACAGGTTCCTTCAAGAGGGGGTCCGTGGAAGGACATTTGCCACCTTCAAATCAAGGAGCCACAAATCAGAGAGAGGATGATTAGAGGCTTGTCAATAGAAGTAGGAAACGGCAGAACAATCCAATTCTGAGAGGATGACTGGTTAACTGGTGGTGCCTTGAAGGATTTGTTTCCTAGATTCTTCTTGGTTTCAAACCTTAAAGGTTTTGTTATAGGTGACTGTGgcttttgggatgggttagagtagATATAGAGCTTTCAGTGAAGGAGGGAGTTATTTCAATGGGAGCTGGAACTGTTGAACCAACTCCATGAGATCTTATGTTCAGTTAGGCTAACAACAGAGAGAGAGGATAGGGTGGTTTGGAAATTTGATAGAACTGGTATTTTCTCTACTAAATCCTTCGTGCAGGTGATGCAGAAAGCAGTCCTTCCAGAGGCAGTAACAAGCTATAGCTTCATTAGCGCTATTTGGAAGGGCTTTGCCCCACCAAGGGTTGAATTGTTCTCATGGTTTGTTCTGATTGAGAGGGTGAATACTAAAGATAGACTTTGCAGATTAGGGATCATTAACCAGATTGATAATTTGTGTGCTTTATGCCATAAGTCTGTGGAGTCTGCTTTTCATCTGTTCCTTGGATGTGAGatcacttggcaggtgtggtgtgcgtGGCTGTATGCGCTTGGAAGAGAATGGTCCGTACCAGGTACACTAAAGCAACACTTTGAGAGCTAGACGACTTTTGCACAAAGAAAGGATGATAGGAAGAGGTGGTTGATTAGTTTCTTTGCTGTAATCTGGACAATTTGGCTGGAAAGAAATAATAGAGTGTTTCAGAATAAAAGCTCAGGTGTAGCAGAAATCATTAACAGGTCCTTTGAGTTATCCGACGAATGGATTGGTGGTGCATCCTTTGGTTGTTGATGACAATGCCGAAAATGACTAGGGGTTGCTTTACCATCTTCAgttattattttctgttcaatTGTACTTATGGCTTTGGATTCTGCTTGCTCCACCTAGTGTGTTGagctttttcattcaaaaaaaattattgtaaatgaaaaccaaacaaaatttttggtccattacttataattaaaaaaaagtcagTTATAATTTGATAAGTCAGGCAAAACATAAGATTTTAAGCGTAATCACACTATATATAGCTCTTTCACACATTATTACTAACTACTCAAAGAACTAGTTAAAATAGACATTAGGGTTACTATGTCATTGATACTATTGTTTCTACCAGCTTCATTGCTTATAAATTGCTAATCGAACATATTCAAAATGTCTACACCTTTTATACAGTAGTCTATATAAAGTAAAGTAAGGTAAAAGATAAACATCATCTGAAAATTTAAATACTCACTTATGTCACTCTCACTCACTTTCTTAAATTATTGTTAACTTGATCATCGAAGTACTATCTGCAAATATCCACTCCATCTGGTTTTCTTTGAAG contains:
- the LOC112701026 gene encoding uncharacterized protein — protein: MAILQAQNEKIALKKKQAKQKEKARRSRPKNRKKGGKSRCVGRVELRVWVMSSSFLFHGDFNNIIQEEERRGVTSLPRGQSCSRVDRVLVSLEWLEEFPKKRLRGGPRGLSDHCPLIMTVTRLGGGQRPFRSLDAWFTHNGFLRMVKEECRCLGEIQFMDKLKALTIPLGRWHREHFGEEIRKVDDLVSNGVYDGIMEARRKALVCSCTSTTLASARRRNNRIEALRIQGRLVRNQSRIKVAIQDFYKELYHQEQSPNIGFRDGLVRRINEDEATELELMSNADEIKSAVWDCESSKAPESDGYNMNFIKKCWEEVGREFTDAVMGFFHSALLPAGSNDTWVALAPKFTGATEIRSYPRCWFGGCEK